One segment of Clarias gariepinus isolate MV-2021 ecotype Netherlands chromosome 6, CGAR_prim_01v2, whole genome shotgun sequence DNA contains the following:
- the tnrc6c2 gene encoding trinucleotide repeat-containing gene 6C protein isoform X2, with protein sequence MMLLNQCGLEAQHENSLWGDPATTCSNRTNWNQVTINEKDTKPWTYSSPESLECVLDADTPALVNLSMSMATGASQHSHYPISKASVNHSSSMFSGQGGPNRGWASEGKTDVSMGTRGQSNWGSSNLNLNPSANPAAWPILGHDAPGVGTRPGGMGGSSSVPSNVCGPGGIAPVQGTNGNANLVGDCAWGNPDTPEQHQTPTSMTFSMEPTNLKTDGLNVKTEPMSPVDGWGRNMSQSPTESAAGDGTARWGKGDTKSGESKDSGGISSWGQGGGDANWGHWGKQSSTEGTGWDGNDGPTQESMNSWGTDAPGSEGSKDSSEGRERRRESSSSMDVPLLPRQDLDPRVLCNSGWGQTPVRQHTVWEMDENLGSKDEGGTESWGTSSNAPSSGSPPHAGCANPNLNVPPRMESGSKTEGPPRVMPAPRWGGSSSPTNQASTGWGEPPANKKVSNGSVGSWGEKMPDGPSPSGSSGQFWGSEDKSSNWDDGHSQVKSQPSGNGHSSSSNWGNCASGDWGEPSEGKMEGSRTSSWDGDGGSWKETQKGWGKTAPPAGENWRDSQRSNGPVQGWGAKNPQESMGSWGGPNSVKQGGSNWRSTGRQDPGDESTGWEEPSPSSIRRKMEIDDGTATWGDPNSYRTCVNMWDRNNPSSQGNPATSNSGGNTINHTGSNHHSHAPAPNHSDGNNNGSPNQLGAPQNRIPKVNPGWGELPNVQPKPESWGEPDSSSSTVDNGTSAWVKSPKAAGVWGENGHESTGSFGRGSGISKPVPKTMQDSWGSGGGDELAVSSSQWDPEDGDMWTSPTSQDNSSSCNSWNQPKKGVQKGKIPTKQDEVWIMNRLIKQLTDMGFPRDPAEEALRSNNMNLDQAMSALLEKKSDGEKRGMRTLLCRPPNLSKDTSLDRSAFLDKDGGLSEDTPTSPFIHSSGLKLTNNSLPSHGMGGASPGLMQNLNSRQMNGMFGSNGAAQSRAPPPQALNSTHHPPLRAQVPQFLSPQVQAQLLQFAAKNIGLNPALLTSPINPQQMTLLYQLQQLQMAYQRLQIQQQMMQAQRNVSGPIRQQEQQVARTISNMQQQIQQHQRQLAQALLMKQQQQQQHQAPSAHSYPSLGKPNLDAFPGNSQASAGLSMSDLHTKEPHASPSSFGPYPLSGLNGSVGVGCMDALKDTPPQPQSRLSQWTHTSSIDSISTTTSPSAPPSSHAPNIKPVMEDSFSPYNLMSSCQSPNSPLGAPESWPPGKNTNDKMANGSSVNWPPEFCPGVPWKGLQNIDPESDPNVTPGSVSGCPTINTNIQDVNRYLLRDRNGGKLLDMKSTWSTGSISHTQASLSNEMWKIPVGGRSSGTVPRPPPGLTNNKHNNNWTPGPLSNSWSRDYSSESTGWTADSSSRTSSWLVLRNLTPQIDGSTLRTLCMQHGPLITFHLSLPQGNALVRYSSKEEAAKAQKSLHMCVLGNTTILAEFAGEEEVTRFFSQAQSFPPSGSSSHPALGQWGTSTTKGGSNPPGGANGAGAELLWGGVQQPYSSLWGPINGEESRVMGSPVPVNTLLPGDLLSGENM encoded by the exons ATGA TGCTGCTTAATCAGTGTGGCCTGGAAGCCCAGCATGAGAATTCCCTCTGGGGCGACCCAGCCACCACCTGCAGCAACCGTACCAACTGGAATCAAGTAACTATTAATGAAAAGGACACTAAACCTTGGACGTACAGTTCCCCAGAGTCATTAGAATGTGTCTTGGATGCTGACACACCAGCACTTGTGAATCTAAGCATGAGTATGGCTACAGGAGCGAGCCAACACAGCCACTACCCAATCAGCAAAGCCAGTGTTAATCACTCCTCAAGTATGTTCTCTGGTCAGGGTGGCCCCAACAGGGGTTGGGCCTCTGAGGGCAAAACTGATGTGTCCATGGGTACCAGAGGCCAGTCCAACTGGGGATCTTCAAATCTAAATTTGAACCCCAGCGCGAACCCTGCTGCTTGGCCCATACTTGGACATGATGCCCCAGGAGTTGGGACCAGGCCTGGGGGTATGGGTGGGTCAAGTTCAGTCCCATCCAATGTCTGCGGCCCAGGAGGCATCGCTCCTGTTCAAGGAACCAATGGAAATGCAAACCTTGTGGGAGACTGTGCATGGGGAAACCCAGACACCCCAGAACAGCACCAGACTCCAACAAGCATGACCTTCAGTATGGAGCCTACAAACCTTAAAACTGATGGACTGAACGTTAAAACGGAGCCGATGAGCCCTGTGGACGGATGGGGGAGAAATATGAGTCAGTCTCCCACTGAGTCAGCTGCCGGAGATGGTACTGCTCGGTGGGGTAAAGGAGACACGAAGAGTGGGGAATCAAAAGACTCTGGTGGCATCTCCTCTTGGGGCCAGGGAGGAGGTGATGCAAACTGGGGTCACTGGGGCAAACAGTCAAGCACTGAAGGTACAGGGTGGGATGGAAATGATGGTCCGACACAAGAGTCTATGAATTCCTGGGGGACTGATGCTCCGGGCAGCGAAGGTAGCAAAGACAGCAGTGAAGGACGCGAAAGACGGAGAGAAAGTTCCTCCAGTATGGATGTTCCACTTCTGCCAAGGCAGGACTTAGATCCTCGTGTGCTGTGCAACTCTGGTTGGGGACAAACCCCAGTCCGGCAGCACACGGTCTGGGAAATGGATGAAAATCTTGGTTCCAAGGATGAGGGTGGCACTGAATCTTGGGGTACTTCCTCTAATGCACCTTCATCTGGATCACCACCTCATGCAGGATGTGCCAATCCCAACCTAAATGTGCCTCCTAGGATGGAGTCTGGGAGCAAAACAGAGGGACCTCCTCGAGTTATGCCAGCACCACGCTGGGGAGGATCATCCTCACCAACAAATCAGGCGAGCACTGGATGGGGAGAGCCACCTGCTAATAAGAAAGTGTCCAATGGCTCTGTTGGTAGTTGGGGTGAGAAGATGCCAGATGGCCCTAGCCCTAGTGGATCTAGTGGCCAATTTTGGGGGTCAGAGGATAAGTCTTCAAACTGGGATGATGGTCATTCCCAGGTTAAGTCACAACCTAGCGGAAATGGGCATAGTTCTTCCTCAAACTGGGGAAATTGTGCAAGTGGAGATTGGGGAGAGCCTTCAGAAGGAAAAATGGAAGGATCTCGTACTTCCTCTTGGGATGGAGATGGAGGGAGCTGGAAGGAAACTCAGAAGGGCTGGGGGAAAACGGCGCCACCAGCAGGTGAAAATTGGCGTGACTCCCAACGCTCAAATGGTCCTGTGCAAGGTTGGGGTGCAAAGAATCCTCAAGAATCCATGGGGTCATGGGGTGGTCCAAACTCTGTAAAGCAGGGTGGTTCTAACTGGAGGTCTACAGGAAGGCAGGATCCAGGGGACGAATCTACAGGCTGGGAAGAGCCTTCTCCTTCCTCGATCCGAAGGAAAATGGAAATTGATGATGGAACCGCAACATGGGGAGATCCTAATTCCTACAGAACCTGTGTAAACATGTGGGACAGAAATAACCCCTCCTCCCAGGGCAACCCAGCTACCAGTAACAGCGGGGGCAACACTATCAATCATACAGGGTCTAACCACCACAGCCATGCTCCGGCACCTAACCACTCTGATGGTAACAACAATGGTTCTCCTAACCAGCTAGGCGCTCCTCAAAATAGGATCCCCAAGGTAAACCCAG GCTGGGGAGAGCTTCCAAACGTTCAGCCCAAACCTGAGTCCTGGGGGGAACCGGATTCCTCGAGCTCCACGGTGGATAACGGCACGTCCGCCTGGGTGAAGTCACCCAAAGCCGCTGGAGTCTGGGGGGAAAACGGCCACGAATCCACTGGATCCTTCGGCAGAGGCTCAGGAATCTCCAAACCGG tcccCAAAACTATGCAAGACAGCTGGGGGTCCGGTGGTGGGGACGAGCTTGCTGTTAGCAGCAGCCAGTGGGACCCCGAGGACGGGGACATGTGGACTAGCCCCACCTCCCAGGACAACTCTTCTTCCTGTAATTCCTGGAATCAGCCCAAGAAAGGAGTACAGAAG ggGAAAATCCCGACCAAACAGGATGAAGTTTGGATCATGAACCGACTAATCAAGCAGCTCACAGACATGGGCTTCCCT agggATCCTGCAGAGGAGGCACTCAGAAGTAACAACATGAATCTCGACCAGGCTATGA GCGCCCTGCTGGAGAAAAAGAGTGATGGAGAAAAACGAGGGATGAGGACGCTGTTGTGTCGTCCCCCAAACCTCTCTAAAGATACGTCACTGGACCGATCCGCCTTCCTGGACAAG gaCGGTGGATTATCAGAGGACACGCCCACTTCCCCCTTTATTCATTCTTCTGGCCTCAAACTGACCAATAACAGCCTTCCTAGCCATGGCATGGGCGGAGCCTCACCAGGACTAATGCAAAACTTGAACAGCAGACAG ATGAATGGAATGTTCGGCAGTAACGGAGCAGCACAATCCAGGGCTCCACCCCCTCAAGCACTAAACTCCACCCATCACCCCCCACTACGTGCTCAAGTGCCTCAGTTTCTTTCCCCTCAG GTTCAAGCACAGCTCTTGCAGTTTGCAGCAAAAAACATTGGCCTGAATCCTGCACTTTTAACCTCACCGATAAATCCTCAGCAGATGACCCTGCTTTACCAGCTCCAGCAACTGCAGATG gcgtATCAGCGTTTGCAGATTCAGCAGCAGATGATGCAAGCTCAGCGAAATGTTTCTGGTCCCATTAGACAACAGGAGCAGCAA gTTGCACGTACAATCTCGAACATGCAGCAGCAGATTCAGCAGCACCAGAGGCAGTTAGCTCAGGCCTTGCTGatgaagcagcagcagcagcagcagcaccaggCCCCGTCCGCTCACTCTTACCCCAGCCTCGGCAAGCCGAACCTGGACGCCTTCCCAGGAAACTCCCAGGCTTCCGCAGGCCTGTCCATGTCAGACCTGCACACCAAAGAGCCCCACGCGTCTCCCAGCTCCTTCGGCCCGTACCCTCTGT CCGGTCTGAACGGGAGCGTCGGTGTCGGCTGCATGGACGCTCTGAAGGACACGCCCCCCCAGCCTCAGTCTCGCTTATCCCAGTGGACTCACACCAGCTCCATCGACTCCATCAGCACCACCACCAGCccca GTGCTCCGCCCTCGAGCCACGCCCCCAACATTAAACCCGTCATGGAGGATTCCTTCAGTCCTTATAACCTGATGTCCAGCTGCCAATCTCCCAACAGCCCCTTGGGGGCACCAGAGAGCTGGCCACCAGGCAAAAACACTAACGACAAAATGGCCAACGGCAGCAGCGTCAACTGGCCCCCGG AGTTTTGTCCTGGAGTTCCATGGAAAGGGCTGCAGAACATCGACCCTGAGTCCGACCCCAACGTGACTCCAGGAAGTGTTTCAGGCTGCCCCACAATCAACACCAACATTCAGGACGTTAATCGCTATCTGCTCCGGGACAGGaacggag GTAAACTGTTAGACATGAAGTCCACCTGGTCCACAGGCTCCATCTCACACACTCAGGCCTCGCTGTCCAATGAGATGTGGAAGATTCCTGTGGGTGGGCGGAGCTCCGGAACTGTGCCCCGCCCCCCACCGGGCCTCACTAataacaaacacaacaacaactgGACACCTGGACCGCTGAGCAACAGCTGGAGCAGAGACTACAGCTCAG AGAGCACTGGGTGGACCGCCGACAGCTCCAGCAGGACCAGTAGCTGGCTTGTGTTGCGTAATCTCACTCCTCAG atcGACGGTTCCACTCTGAGGACTCTGTGTATGCAGCATGGGCCGCTCATTACGTTCCACCTCAGTCTGCCACAGGGGAACGCTCTGGTGCGCTACAGCTCCAAAGAGGAAGCAGCTAAAGCTCAGAAATCTCTGCACAT GTGCGTTCTGGGTAACACCACCATCTTGGCCGAGTTTGCCGGAGAGGAGGAAGTGACACGTTTTTTCTCTCAGGCTCAGTCGTTCCCGCCCTCCGGCAGCTCCTCCCACCCCGCCCTGGGTCAGTGGGGCACCTCGACCACTAAGGGGGGCAGTAACCCGCCGGGCGGAGCTAACGGGGCAGGGGCGGAGCTCCTGTGGGGCGGAGTCCAGCAGCCGTACTCCAGCTTATGGGGTCCGATCAACGGCGAGGAGAGCCGAGTCATGGGAAGTCCCGTCCCCGTGAACACGCTGCTCCCGGGAGACCTGCTGAGCGGCGAGAACATGTAG